The Scleropages formosus chromosome 20, fSclFor1.1, whole genome shotgun sequence genomic interval AGAAAGTCATTAACCGTGAAAGAAGAAATACACTGAACATTGCCGCACATGATCTGCGTGGGATACATTACTGTACAATGCCGTGTATGGTGCAAGGTCTTGTGTACACACATCGTGTCCTCAGGCCTTCTCTTAACACGTGGTGTCAACTTTTTATGGCCTTCAGCATTAACTTACtgacagttattcacccattcatacaactgggtcatttttactagagcaacacagagcaagtatcttgctcagtgCTACTGGAGGAGGGAATGAAacctgggtccaaagacagtgaTTCAAACTGCTGCACTAGAGTTGGTACCTGACTTTTGAACTTTCCAGTAGCAATCTTTTCGCTCATCCACCAGGTACATCAGTCCAAATTGTGCCACGTGCCCCCCCCCGATCTGCCAAGCGGTGGTGATCGTGAATAGCAAGTACTACCTTAGGTTTTTCAAAGAAGTGAAGAAGGTGTAAAAGAAGCAACACCAAGGGGTCCGAGGGGAGTCATCCAGAGTCTGCTTAATGGGAGAGCAAGAGTCTGTGGTGCTGCTCTGATTTCTCTGcacttcctacagctgcccagatcaaatttaagaccctggtaatggcctacaaatgcatcaatagaactgctcccagacacctacaggacttgatcaatctCTGCACCCCAACTAGACAACTTtgctcttctgcttctgctcacttagtggtcccgcacacgaaaagtaaagcattgaggttctcggttctggctccgttatggTGGAACGAcatccccctcccactcagaactgctgattctctgtccacatttaagaagggcctgaaaactcatctcttccagactcgcccatgacctcttaagttcacgtGAGGTATAAATGTTCGTATCATGCtgggatcaatcctttacacacctgctcctgcaatgtaacgtaactGTTTAtacgtatctcaaaaaaaaaaaaactaccaggAAGGTGATTACGGGATTGTTGCTATTCAGGTAAACGTTTATACAGcttcttgtgtgatgaacgtcggtgcaaatggtgaaggaaacagacTAACTGTACTGAAAACAAAAGGGAGTTTCACAGGCAGAAGGAGATATACCACTGGATACCCGCAGTTCTCTAAATACTTAAGTAGTTTCATTTCACCATTTTTACACATGTGCATAGAAATGATGGCGAGTCCGTGGCCTGTTCTGTGCCACATTCAGTCCACAAACATTTTGAGTAATGAACCAGATCTTGATCTCAAttacagtgccatgaaaaagtacccccccccccctcctggtTTTCTTCATTATTGAAAATCTGTGACACTGAACGTTTTGAAGTCTTCAGCAAAAATCCAACATTAAATAATGTAGGCGGAAGTCAACAAATAACTTctgtttttacttatttcatgtatttaagaaacaaaattatccggggggtgggggcatggGGCCACAAgggtgcgggggtgcagtggtgcagtgggttggaccaggttggacttggtcctgctctccagtggatctggggtttgaatcctgcttggggtgccttgcaatggactggtgtcctgtcctgggtatatcccctccccccttaagccctgtgttactgggttaggctctggttccccacgaccctgtatgggacaagcggtttcagatggggtgggtgtgtgtgtgtgtgtgtgtgtgtgtgtgtgtgtgtgtgtgtgtgtgtgtgtgtgtgtttgtgatccAACATCCAACCCAAAAGTTACAGCCCCTAGCTAAATAATCCCAATTACAGTCATTTTACTTAACACAGATATTCAACAAGCATTTTATGCCACAATCAAAGTAAATTGTCCACAGTCACAAGAAAGGACTGATATAGAAATATAAGAAGTGTTCAgctgcagtcattgcagctaaaggtggtgcAACCAGTCCTTAAGTGTAAGGAATccattactttttcacacagtgcCAGTTTGTGTTGGGGTCCCTTTGTTCATTAAACAAGTGAAttcagttaaaaacaaatgGGGCTATTATTTGTTCAGTCATTTTCCACCGTTTTCTGCACATTTAGGGTGTGGAAAACTGAGACTCCGAGCCAGCTGTACAACACAACTGACCCTAATCCCCCCGACAGTCCGCAACTCTCCGTTTCCTCCATAGCGGACATTATCTTTCCCTCTCTCTACCAACACGTAACAAGATCAGCTGCAAAAATTAATCCAAAAATCCCAAAGCTTAAGTAAATAAGGGACAGTTTGCCTCCAAAGCCTCCAATCCCGTGCAAGCCCATCTCCCTGCCCCCAATCCCTACCCCTAAAGAACATCACATTGGATATTATTTGTGCTATATGGCCTTGGTGCTACAGATGTTGTGAGATTACCTGCAGCGGGACACACTCGACACtataaaaactgtacaaaaacactgttttgtGTTTCCATGATTTGAGCATATGTGATCTCTAAAATCATACATTTACTCAGTCACTGGTGTCAGATAAAAATCGTCATTCCAGGATTTCATTACTGTAGCACAAGCAGGCTGAACAgtaagtagtgtagtggttaataCTGCTGCTTGTGGGCTtggaggtcagaggttcaaatcccacctcctgctgtagcaccttgatccatgtacttaccctgaattactccagcagaaattacctacctgcataaatgagtgaataagtacagtttgttgggggccagctaaatgaataagtatgaAAAACACCCCAATGCAAATTttaacttgcctcttccctcaacttttCGCAAGATATCATAGTagttataaaaatgttacaaaaaacttattttattttgactaGTAATGCAGGCAAATTTGTACATGTGGTACACAGAGATCAACACACCATTACAACAAAGCCACCTTATTTACTAGACTTTTACCCCTGAGGGTACAGACTGATGTTTCTAAGGCCTAACACCACCTCTTCTGACCATTTCTAATATAGGAACATTTTTTtagcatatttacattcattcacttggctgatactttcctccaaaacaacttacattgttggtctacctataattatttacccatttatgcaactgggtactattactggagcaattttagggtaagtaccttgctcaagggtactataaccaAAAGGAGggcttgaacctgtaaccttcaggtccaaaggcagcagctctaacccctacactaccagctacccctatTATCTTCctatttatgcatattttaaaatatcgCTCGGTATTAAAAGATTCAGCATTGTAGGTTCTCACAAAGTGGCGAATAACGGATCACTTGATGATTACGGTGTAAATAAAGGGTCTGTGTGCAATGATGTGTATCATTTTTATACTTTACCAGCAGGAATTAATGttagaaagaaaacacatcTGTTGCCGTGTACTCTGTTGCAACGGCTGCAGGTGAGAGTGgcaataatatgaataatatttcTGGTGACAAAAACACTTTGAATTTCTGCACGCCGATTTTAACACAACTACGGTACGTTACATAATTTGAGAGTCGAACAACGCGTTGCATTCCATATGACTCTCCACCACTTTTGAACCaatgagaaaaatattccaATATAACTGTTAATTTGGtccagcatttattttttcccccttgacaCTCACATTACCATTCCCAACCAAGTAAAGCACTTACATATAAATTCAATAGCACCACACACAACTTACCTGTCAGAGCAGGCCAGTTTTACTGTGTCTCACGCTCTTTACCCTTGATTTGTACACCGTTACTCGGACGTGTCCTATGCGCCGACCTGCTGTATTCTTTCTTTCGGTATTCCAGCATGTGTGTTTCTGGAATTTGTGTGTGGTGAGCAGACTGCCCCCCCGTCTCTAAGCGCTTGCGCCACTTAATCTCCTTCCCTTCGCTCTCCACAGCTCATCTGCTGATATCTCTCCCCGATTGATCTCCCACATGTGCTGTCATTCCCCCTTTAACAGCCTGCTCTGTGTATGATCATCCCTCAAAGAACAGCCTATGCACCAGAAATTTATATGCAACTCAATCCCAACATTCCCTTTTAACATCTGTAGCAGTAACAATACATTGTGGCTGCAAGTGACATTATGTAATGTTGATAAGGATAAAGATACAAGTACATTGTAAGTTTGTGTgcaaatgaaattgaaaataatggaTGTTTGGAACTGACTAAAGAGTCTATGATCCAAATAGATGACCTTGCATTTGGTTGAAAGTGGATTTGTGCAAGAGATTGAATATCAAACTCCAAAAGATGTTCAGCAGTCAATATGTAGTGTTTGTATCAAGTACACTGGGCACCTAAAAGATTTCGATGTGGTACAGCACCTTGAGAACCTCTGGGAGGTACAGCCAACATTCACTTGTCAATTGAAGGATGGTAAAGATGCAGAAACAGTAAGGattaaatgtttactttaaacCTTTGACTAATCCATCCTCATGAAATGGTTAAAAAGCCAgaactaaaaatataaaacccTGGAAGAAGTGTTGCCATTGTAAATCCCTTCAAAAGTAAACTCATTTGAGGGGAAGTTCCCCATAGGCTCCAGTACCAGGTTAAAGCAATAAAGCAGAGAGCACAAACTACAGTAGTTCAGCAAAAGGTTTATTATGCATTCAAGGTGCTACAACTTAGAGAACCCATTGACAGACTTATGATTGTCAGAAGTGACATCAAAACATAATACACCCAGTTAACCAACCACACtgacaaaaatacagaaagacaaGGGTTCAGTTGGGTGTGCAGCCTACAACTTCATTTAACTGCTTTTTCCCAAAGTATGTTTATCAAACAGGTATTCAGCCATCTTGTTGTCTGCACCCATCTTGGACAGGTTGGTGATGTGGTCTCCAAGCTTCTTGATGGCTTCTACTTGCTCATTCAAGTAGTGAGTCTCCAAGAAGTCACAGAGCTAATATGGAAAGAATGACAAATGTCAGTGCTAATCATGCAAAACATTCAATTTTAATAGTTTTACACAGACCTAAAACCAGTGGTCTAGCATAAGGGAAAACAGACTGGTTGATGTGGTGACAGGATTTGGTCCTGAAACCCTAAGTGAAAACTCACATGGGGGTCAGTCTTATCCAAAGCCACCTTGTGCAGATCAAGCAGAGCCTGGTTAACCTTCTTCTCAAGTGCCAAGGCACACTGCATTGCCTCCAGGCCACTgccccactcatccctctcagGCTTCTGTTGaagatgattttaaaaaaagtcagctTCTTTGACAGTAAGCATTTCAGATTAACATCAACACAGACTTGTTCCCCCCCCCAGTACATCCATCTTCCTGACCCTGATGTCCTGCAGGAAGCTGTGTCCACCCCTCTTGTTCTGGAAGGAGAGCAGCTTCTGCGCATGCTCGTGCTCCTCCTCACTGCACTCCTTGAAGAAGTGCGAGAAACCGGGCAGAGCAACATCGTCCCGGTCGAAATAGTAAGCCTACAGGGCAAAGATAGAGAAAAATGGACAAGTAACATTTCTTGCACCAGACAAATGGTTACAAACTGGACAAGACAAGACTATTAAAGACAAAACACCTGAAACAATGGTTATAGCCTCAGCTTGCCTTGACAAACTGATACACAGGactcatgttacaaacatctcttcaactgcattttctgaacctccAAGTCCACCTGTGTTGCCACTTCCCTCCATTACAGGACagtaaaacacaacagaaaaccCAGTATGAATGCAGAATCACCTCTACCACCGTTTACAGCCCCTgtctgctgttgcttttggtGTTCAACTTGAACTGAAGTTAGTGcttcatttattacagctacatCAGACTTTCACAAGTACTCAAAtactatccatctatctatcaaGTTCTGCAGTTACCAGATTAACAAGGACATTACACATGTTGAACATGGTGAATTGGTCCCATCatagtaaacagtttgttatgTCCTAAGCCTCAAATGAAGTagtatttaaatacacacatatattaatACCATCTCCCCACACTGCCCTCCATAGCACCTGACAGGCTGGAGGAACACTACTCTGTCTTGAATGTATAAAGCTGAACTCAACACTGAATAGGAGGTTCTGGacatttcatttgtcttttacatttcatttaaatgctgttttaagCAATAAAGAGCCCACATTGAACAACTAGTATCCTATTAACAGCATTCCCTGCATCTTACCCCAGCATGTAAGAATTAAACAGTCATTCTTACAGGAATTTTTCCTAATTTCATTACAGCCAGGATATTACACAATGCAACCTTGGACATTTGCATTAAACTTTCGCTTCTGACGTAGTAGTTGGAGTTACGAACAATTCAAGTTACGACCAGGGTTGGTTGCATAGTTATAGCCCCAGATGCGTTCGGAAGCAGAGAGCACGTGCAGACACGAGTAAAAAGAAGGGACTCACCATGGACAAGTAGGTGTAGTGAGCGTAGAGCTCCATGTTCACCATCCGGTTGATGGCAGCTTCGCAGTCCTGGTGGTAGTTCTGACGGATCTGAGAAGTAGACATTtcggctgtttttgttttagttaAATCTTACCTAAGCTAGACTTGGACAAATAGCTTTTAAATGGGGGACAAAGGCAGAAGTTCCGTTCAATCACTGTTGAAGCAAGAACTTCTCTCAAAACCCTAAAGCAGTACCTGTAACCTGGTCCCTTCATCTCTATTTAAGGTGTTCATTACGGTGACGTCACCCGCGCGAAGCAAGCTATGACAGCCAATAAgatgtcaaagtgaaaaaaagggGCGTGAATTTCCAGGGGAGTAACCAATCGTTTGTAAGGAAACCCAAAACGACTATCCAAGTAATTACTATGTTgcgtaaacaaacaaaaaagttgttGAGATTTGTAAATACTTTCCAATGAAAAATTGGCAGATTcatgacattttcttttatattttacagcCATATTTTTGCTGTGAGGTTATGTGCTGTTGTGTAATATGATAAAGGTGCGATTTTCTTGTCTTAGCTTAGCTAAGCTTTCAtagtaattaaataatttatagaaTAAAGGGATCAAAAGTAGTCGTTCTGAAAATACTGAATGTGCACCTTTTCCCTTAGTCCCCTTTTTAAAAGCATTGTTAAATACGGAGAAATATACAAGGCAGCAAcagaaatataattacattCACTTCTCTGCAGATAATTTATAGAGTAACTGCAGAGTCATGAATCTATTGTCCTGACAGTGAAAAGTGGTGTCTCAGAAAAATGGtgactaatatttttattagacACAATTGTAGTTACACTTGAGGGTTTGAACAAGGATGTGAGAAAGACACATTTTAGCTTCAACACAAATAAATCATGATCAGTCCCCTCCCAGGGGAGGGTTGTGGCTGCATGAAAAGGACATGTTCATtggaaatgtcattaaaaaggAATAATAGCATTTTTGTAGAAGGAAGTGAAATATTCTCTAATaatgcaaagcattttttctGTCATACGAAGAAAGTCTTACATTTATTGGTTGGAGTCAATGGGATCATctcatgaaaatgtaatgttgaaTGTTTGAACGTTAAGTCCTATTTCTGTAGTTGTGTTACTTTCCATATTTCATTAAGTGTTGGGTTTCTTGTTGACTCCTAAGTGGCAGGTTGTTGCTTCATAGTAGATTTCTTCAGAACTGCGACtccacacattttcatttacatgtaattgacatgggggggggcacatgggggggcgcggtggcgcagtgggttggaccacggtcctgctctccggtgggtctggggttcgagtcccgcttggggtgccttgcgacggattggcgtcccgtcctggatgtgtcccctccccctccggccttacgccctgtgttgccgggtaggctccggttccccgcgaccccgtatgggacaagcggttctgaaaatgtgtgtatgtgtgtgtgtgtgacatggggggtgcggtggtgcagtgggttgaaccacagtcctgctctccggtgggtctggggttcgagtcccacttggggtgccttgcgacggactggcgtcccgtcctgggtgtgtcccctccccctctggccttacgccctgtgttaccgggtaggctccggttccccgtgaccccgtatgggacaagcggttctgaaagtgtgtgtgtgtgtactttgctcaagggtcctacagctggaggtgccaACTGAACCcatagatccaaaggcagcagctctaaccactatgctgtcttcaaaaaatgtaattttactacagcttAGTGTTTTAACTAGCAATCCGAGACATATACAGCAAGGCAGAGCTGCGAAATAATAAGTGGgaactttttcatatttcttgtcATGCATTCTGGCCTGTAATGAATGCCCAGTATGTGACGCAGCACACAGCCAACTGCTTTATCCCTGTGACTCAGCAAATCCCAGTGCCAAGTTCAGGTTTCATCAAAGGGGACAATTTGAGCACGTGATCGGGAGGGACAAGGATTGTTTTCACCTCCCGTTACCACCGGTTGCTCATGACAGGTTCTCCTGAGTAAGAGAAAGgatgcatttaattttgtgcACTCTGGGAAATAGGGGCTGTCCTCTCTAAGCATCATAAAGAATGACGTTTCTGAATGTATGATATCGAATTGGAAATAAAGAACAGGATTCATGCCGGACGACCGCACCTGTAGCAGGTCAACGGACGGGCTGCACAAGGACGGCCCTAAAAGTACCGGTTTGTGGAACCTCATTTGAGCTTCCTTGCCTCCCCCTTGCGCCCCTTGTGCTCTTCTGGCTTCGGCCCGTCCGCATTGTCCCTCGGACCCCGGCTACTGGCTATTTCCCTTTACCGGCATATGTACCTCGGCAACCCCTGCCTGTTCTGGACCATGACTTTGCCTGCCCCTGCACCGCCAGCACAAAACGAAAGCTCACGCACTTGGGTTTGATGCCCTTGTGTGGTCGCCATGACCGTATGTCTGGTATCCTCAAGCAAAATAAACCAAAGCTTTAATACCTTATAATGTTTGATGGCTGATTGTCCACTGctaatttgtacatttacagcGGAGGACAATGTGCCAGTGCAGAATGGGCTTCCACTGAATAAGTCAAAATCCTGCTTAAATCTTGTTTCATGTGTTTATCCTGCTCAAAGGGTTAATGGAGTAGTTTATAAAGTAACTGGTTTTTAAATTACTGgagagaatttttattttttcaatcaCCTGTTTCAATTACACAGATGAATAGTTTTTCAATAGCCACAGTTGCACTGACTCCTCATGTTATAAATGGTCAAGTTATGATATTTCAGAggtacaaatattttccaggtttatttgtttgttcactTGTACCTTTATTTACTAACAGAACTGATCAGAACtctgtatgtaactcaaattgttTATAACTTCAGCCAAGGTCACAATCAATGGAATCTTAATAATATAGCATAATTCCTCAATTTAATGGGATCAGTTCTATTAAATCTTAAATTTTAGCACAAGAGTTTTTAACATCTGACCCTGTGTGTTATTGTATACAGCATAATTCCTCAATTTATTAATGGGATAGGTTCTGTTATATATGATAAATCAAAAAGTATCCCCAGTATTCTGTGTTCTTTGCGATCTGGATTATTGTGGACAGTTTTGGCTTAACCTTGTACCGCGATAACTAAAAATTagctgtaaaacatttttgttttcatcagcaGCTTATACaatgcagggtctcagtgttCCACTATCCTGTAAACATTGGTATGCtgtggatggaacaccagtttATTATGTTTTAGGAATACAAAACAATGTTCAAGTCTAACAAAATAATTGTGTGCCATTTCTCTTATgcatcagaaaaatgaaagtggAGAAGCCAGTGAGTTGCAGTGTAATGGAAGATTGTATGGGGAGAAGGTattaaaagtgtttcaccttaaatacCAACTGCATGTCTCATGGTGAACTTCAATGAAACTGGCCATGAGGAAACAAGTGTTTGCCAGCATCTTGCAATCCAGAGCCCCCCctaaaaaaagtgcacaaaacaaCCACTGCTGGGACACACAAGTCTGAAATATATTCATTAACTGTCAAGAGGCAAGAAAGTAAATTATGGGtgttaattttaggtgacagttttctccatccaggaaaaaaatttaagctTGACCACAACTTGGGGTCAGTGACAccacatttataaattttagGCAGCTGATGTGTTAAAGGACAGAGTACCTAACTGTAGTGCTGGTTTTGCCAGATTTCAAGGATAATAGTACTGAATCAGCAGCTGTTCATGACTAGGTTCAGTTTACTACTTCGAGTGAAGGGTCCACAATTCCCTAGTAAAGCCATTTTAAGTactttgaatgaaaataaacaaggaaGTATTTCCTAGCCCCTGTCACGCATCTAACAATGTCATGTTTAGAACGTCTAGAGGCACAAATAGTAACCAAGTGCAGGCTTTAGAAACACACAAGATTGGGATGTGGGGGGTATAAACAGATGATCAATTTTGTCATCTCAAACCACTGCTTGAAAAATCCATTACACTTCAAGAAACAATACTGCAGATGTTCAgctcaaaatgtttatttagccATCCAAATGTTGCTGTAGCTTGCATTATTAGGAACCCATTGACAATTTTGCATTAACGCCACCTCCCCAAGTGAAACCAGATTAACCCACAAGTCATCGAAAGATTGAAGGACAAATTTTCTTCAACACACTGACAAtaacaaacacagacaagggTTTTGTTAAGTGTACAGCCTATGACTCCATTTAactgcttttccccaaagtatgTTTGTCAAACAGGTATTCAGCCATCTTGTTGTCTGCACCCATCTTGGACAGGTTGGTGATGTGGTCTCCAAGCTTCTTGATGGCTTCTACTTGCTCATTCAAGTAGTGAGTCTCCAAGAAGTCACAGAGCTAATATGGAAAGAATGACAAATGTCAGTGCTAATCATGCAAAACACATTCAATTTAATAGTTTTACACAGACCTAAAACCAGTGGTCTAGCATAAGGGAAAACAGACTGGTTGATGTGGTGACAGGATTTGGTCCTGAAACCCTAAGTGAAAACTCACATGGGGGTCAGTCTTATCCAAAGCCACCTTGTGCAGATCAAGCAGAGCCTGGTTAACCTTCTTCTCAAGTGCCAAGGCACACTGCATTGCCTCCAGGCCACTgccccactcatccctctcagGCTTCTGTTGaagatgattttaaaaaaagtcagctTCTTTGACAGTAAGCATTTCAGATTAACATCAACACAGACTTGTTCCCCCCCCCAGTACATCCATCTTCCTGACCCTGATGTCCTGCAGGAAGCTGTGTCCACCCCTCTTGTTCTGGAAGGAGAGCAGCTTCTGCGCATGCTCGTGCTCCTCCTCACTGCACTCCTTGAAGAAGTGCGAGAAACCGGGCAGAGCAACATCGTCCCGGTCGAAATAGTAAGCCTACAGGGCAAAGATAGAGAAAATGGACAAGTAACATTTCTTGCACCAGACAAATGGTTACAAACTGGACAAGACAAGACTATTAAAGACAAAACACCTGAAACAATGGTTATAGCCTCAGCTTGCCTTGACAAACTGATACACAGGactcatgttacaaacatctcttcaactgcattttctgaacctccAAGTCCACCTGTGTTGCCACTTCCCTCCATTACAGGACAGTAACACACAACAGAAAACCCAGTATGAATGCAGAATCACCTCTACCACCGTTTACAGCCCCTgtctgctgttgcttttggtGTTCAACTTGAACTGAAGTTAGTGcttcatttattacagctacatCAGACTTTCACAAGTACTCAAAtactatccatctatctatcaaGTTCTGCAGTTACCAGATTAACAAGGACATTACACATGTTGAACATGGTGAATTGGTCCCATCatagtaaacagtttgttatgTCCTAAGCCTCAAATGAAGtagtatttaatttaaatacacacatacattaatGCCATCTCCCCACACTGCCCTCCATAGCACCTGACAGGCTGGAGGAACACTACTCTGTCTTGAATGTATAAAGCTGAACTCAACACTGAATAGGAGGTTCTGGacatttcatttgtcttttacatttcatttaaatgctgttttaagCAATAAAGAGCCCACATTGAACTAGTATCCTATTCACAGCATTCCCTGCATCTTACCCCAGCATGTAAGAATTAAACAGTCATTCTTACAGGAATTTTTCCTAATTTCATTACAGCCAGGATATTACACAATGCAACCTTGGACATTTGCATTAAACTTTCGCTTCTGACGTAGTAGTTGGAGTTACGAACAATTCAAGTTACGACCAGGGTTGGTTGCATAGTTATAGCCCCAGATGCGTTCGGAAGCAGAGAGCACGTGCAGACACGAGTAAAAAGAAGGGACTCACCATGGACAAGTAGGTGTAGTGAGCGTAGAGCTCCATGTTCACCATCCGGTTGATGGCAGCTTCGCAGTCCTGGTGGTAGTTCTGACGGATCTGAGAAGTAGACATTtcggctgtttttgttttagttaAATCTTACCTAAGCTAGACTTGGACAAATAGCTTTTAAATGGGGGACAAAGGCAGAAGTTCCGTTCAATCACTGTTGAAGCAAGAACTTCTCTCAAAACCCTAAAGCAGTACCTGTAACCTGGTCCCTTCATCTCTATTTAAGGTGTTCATTACGGTGACGTCACCCGCGCGAAGCAAGCTATGACAGCCAATAAgatgtcaaagtgaaaaaaagggGCGTGAATTTCCAGGGGAGTAACCAATCGTTTGTAAGGAAACCCAAAACGACTATCCAAGTAATTACTATGTTgcgtaaacaaacaaaaaagttgttGAGATTTGTAAATACTTTCCAATGAAAAATTGGCAGATTcatgacattttcttttatattttacagcCATATTTTTGCTGTGAGGTTATGTGCTGTTGTGTAATATGATAA includes:
- the LOC108925135 gene encoding ferritin, middle subunit-like, which encodes MSTSQIRQNYHQDCEAAINRMVNMELYAHYTYLSMAYYFDRDDVALPGFSHFFKECSEEEHEHAQKLLSFQNKRGGHSFLQDIRKPERDEWGSGLEAMQCALALEKKVNQALLDLHKVALDKTDPHLCDFLETHYLNEQVEAIKKLGDHITNLSKMGADNKMAEYLFDKHTLGKSS
- the LOC114909202 gene encoding ferritin, middle subunit-like, with protein sequence MSTSQIRQNYHQDCEAAINRMVNMELYAHYTYLSMAYYFDRDDVALPGFSHFFKECSEEEHEHAQKLLSFQNKRGGHSFLQDIRKPERDEWGSGLEAMQCALALEKKVNQALLDLHKVALDKTDPHLCDFLETHYLNEQVEAIKKLGDHITNLSKMGADNKMAEYLFDKHTLGKSS